In one Nicotiana sylvestris chromosome 8, ASM39365v2, whole genome shotgun sequence genomic region, the following are encoded:
- the LOC138875670 gene encoding uncharacterized protein: protein MTGNTTDFLSLKALQGGSVSFGNGKKGYILGVGKVGKSLTHSLANVYYVNGLKYSLLRISQICDIGNKVEFLSKICTVTDFVTGKIVLMAKRYKNIYVADFESLQSGDLSCLKAVDDDAKLWHRRVGDASFSLLNKLIQKDLVHDLPMSQFKMQKVCDACARGKHVKSFFKSKRVVSTSKRLELLHMEQKMKLLKCLWPL from the exons ATGACTGGGAACACCacagactttctttcactaaaagccttgcaaggagggagtgtatcctttggcaatggaaaaaagggatacattcttggagttggaaaagttgggaagtcactcactcattctcTTGCAAATGTGTACTATGTTAATGGGCTTAAGTACAGTCTCCTGAGAATTTCTCAAATCTGTGATATAGGAAAtaaggtggaattcttgtccaaaatatgtacagtcactgaCTTTGTGACTGGTAAAATAGTACTAATGGCCAAAAGATataagaacatctatgttgctgatttcgaaTCTTTACAGAGTGGTGATCTGAGCTGTCTGAAAGCTGTTGACGATGATGCTAAACTATGGCACAGAAGAGTGGGTGATGCAAGCTTTTcccttctgaacaaactaattcagaaggacctggtccatgatctgcctatgtcacaattcaagatgcaaaaagtctgtgatgcctgtgctagaggaaaacatgtgaagtccttCTTTAAGTCTAAAAGAGTTGTGAGCACCTCAAAGCGACTTGAGCTTCTCCATATGG aacaaaagatgaaactgttgaagtgtttgtggcctttgtga